In Malassezia vespertilionis chromosome 8, complete sequence, a genomic segment contains:
- the PDS5 gene encoding Sister chromatid cohesion protein pds5 (EggNog:ENOG503NWDV; BUSCO:EOG09262PMC; COG:D), with amino-acid sequence MPRAKAHAAKLESMLAAVATDPAAAEELRTYVPPDPSPELDVLLAHEIDAVRAPLASLMCLNAALRLAASRAQVKKIVARYKPLLEGDALRAQLPHAPVLAAQWAQAVSERSDLVEDARPYAIAQLEAIRAMLSRNYQGITGADAPLLYEYLAAKAYNNAVSLAAAVDVDATNFQDHIGRAVDVLAFLYYAGLAYAKTHDYDAAIHALETCIAVPSEAVSWIQLDAFKKLVLLRLLCHGVCPDANTLCRSASSGVRGQYLRDTRDAYLAFRAAYMEQRSGTHAAATVATTHRAQFEQDANWGLVCMCMALQRRRWIEALARVYTSIPLRDIAAHINASEQHTLRELEAMDARITFFSADAPALALPEARAVANAGTATFVRFHAPVHAPVPVASAIATERRAAEELAHAVHSATTAPPFLAQFRALVAGPAGPLYAPGLKGDAVLDRVRTLRRELAEIGQGAIATTALDPYCKELIKPSLLRHRDRAVQVQVACILSDMLRLYAPNAPFTPAELKSIFQRFLDVLVSDAGLAHPQAPLYADAVYIAESLGTVKSIVLICELPSADALVSAYFARLFALLDGPIAANVQLFLTEILVQLIEEGNALPAHAMEALMAAFDKDASPAATALAAEVCRRTQDRLQKQVAHYFSLALERDEDDAPLPSDQILRIASHVPSLLTSVVPQLEAQLGAPHTDTRICATDMLGALFAMPGDFAALYPSTWRAWLARTRDTQAAVRVQWIKSATLLLTHTLRDAVAAPFAERVADLDEKVRLAAAHALGALDLDTLAQVPRTVLTELARRGKDRRSAVRDAAFAAIGRAYRLAYPHLAQDAMRAQFAWIPNAVLQCSLAGVPSIVASVRTTLEHALLPFLDTPAFAAQLVCVADALDDDGFAGLLYYTNLHFARPSAVDAFLDACSQDDVQPTAAIRACCAALRDERAEAHLAEFAAWRDARVLRAMRLCFDPATPLDASNDARRDALDTVKAARPALVDTIASVLWLGSYPILNQSCMPILLDKGAARLCRYVAEHAPQLLVQHADLLAQRALNGPDALALECLASVAVAFPAHVNVRENAALFGDAVCGTDARCAQYAATVLAALSAPAAHTALEECVPILHTHAELGAESERVAALAALAPIFRHDFAAVESRADALVEHIVQQILLAPWHGALALAARVASLELLTSFCLGQASVVRVAPLLKLFWVLVRSGEARADLGTPPDDAACIRRCAALSVLQLAEAPAYAAVIIPRMGRLAYALQDESFEVRSALLQNLLLRLSQHTISPSFHALLSILAFDPEEELRARVVSYHRRAAAAMLEGARAEAFDAAFLRFLYILAHHPDFAPGSDEVVHIAQYIEFFLGNVGTPQNMGALMAYARALKRAVDAAAPPHHVEAQYLYIISELAQLVVQRFAEEHGWTMETHQDVALPADILGALPPAEMAQVQETRYLDDRLVEQVQARKKKRAQHTKESASKRVRSAQRHSASDDAS; translated from the exons atgccgcgcgccaaggcccATGCGGCGAAGCTGGAGAGCATGTTGGCCGCCGTGGCGACGGATCCTGCGGCAGCGGAGGAGCTGCGTACGTACGTGCCGCCGGACCCGTCGCCAGAGCTGGACGTGCTCCTTGCGCACGAAATcgacgccgtgcgcgcaccgctCGCTTCGCTCATGTGCCTgaatgcagcgctgcgccttgcggcgAGCCGGGCGCAGGTAAAAAAGATTGTGGCGCGGTACAAGCCGCTGCTGGAAGGAGATGCGTTGCGTGCCCAGCTGCCGCATGCGCcggtgctcgccgcgcagtggGCGCAAGCGGTCtcggagcgcagcgaccTGGTCGAGGACGCGCGCCCGTATGCCATTGCACAGCTGGAAGCGATCCGCGCGATGCTTTCGCGCAACTACCAAGGAATTAccggcgcagacgcgccgctgctctAC GAATACCTCGCCGCCAAGGCATACAATAATGCCGTCTctcttgccgctgccgtcgATGTGGACGCGACGAATTTCCAGGACCATATAGGCCGCGCTGTGGACGTGCTTGCGTTTCTATACTACGCAGGCCTTGCGTACGCCAAGACGCACGACTacgacgcggcgatccATGCGCTGGAGACGTGCATTGCCGTGCCTTCCGAAGCAGTGAGCTGGATCCAGCTGGACGCATTCAAGAAAttggtgctgctgcgcctccttTGCCACGGCGTGTGCCCCGATGCAAATacgctgtgccgctcggcgagcagcggGGTGCGTGGGCAGTATTTGCGCGATACCAGGGATGCCTACCTCGCattccgcgccgcgtacatGGAGCAGCGGAGCGGCacacacgccgccgccacggTCGCCACTACGCACCGCGCCCAGTTTGAGCAGGACGCAAACTGGGGCCTCGTGTGCATGTGCATggctctgcagcggcgcaggtgGATCgaggcacttgcgcgcgtgtACACAAGCATACCCCTGCGCGatatcgccgcgcacatCAACGCGTCTgagcagcacacgctccgcgagctcgaggcgatggatgcgcgcatcaCCTTTTtcagcgccgacgcgccggcgctggcgctgcccGAGGCACGCGCTGTGGCGAACGCGGGCACCGCGACGTTTGTGCGCTTCCACGCGcctgtgcatgcgcccGTACCTGTCGCCTCGGCCATCGCCaccgagcggcgcgccgcggaggagctcgcgcacgcggtGCACTCCGCCACCACCGCGCCCCCCTTTCTCGCCCAATTCCGCGCCCTCGTCGCGGGCCCCGCC GGCCCGCTGTATGCGCCGGGCCTTAAAGGCGATGCGGTGCTGGACCGCGTCCGCaccttgcggcgcgagcttgccgagatAGGCCAAGGCGCCATTGCGACGACCGCGCTGGACCCGTACTGTAAAGAATTGATCAAGCCGAGCCTGCTTCGCCACCGCGACCGGGCCGTGCAGGTCCAAGTAGCATGTATCTTGAGCGATATGCTGCGTCTGTATGCGCCGAATGCGCCGTTTACGCCAGCAGAGCTCAAGAGCATTTTTCAGCGGTTCCTCGACGTGCTCGTGTCTGATGCGGGGCTGGCGCAtccacaagcgccgctgtacGCCGACGCTGTGTACATTGCCGAAAGTCTCGGCACGGTCAAGAGCATTGTGCTGATATGCGAGCTGCCGAgtgccgacgcgcttgtCTCGGCctactttgcgcgcctctttgcgctgctggacgGGCCCATCGCGGCCAATGTCCAGCTTTTTCTCACCGAGATCCTCGTGCAGCTCATCGAAGAGGGCAATGCGCTGCCCGCACACGCGATGGAAGCACTCATGGCCGCATTCGACAAGGATGCAAGCCCCGCTGCCACTGCACTCGCAGCCGAGGTGTGCCGCCGGACGCAGGACCGCCTGCAGaagcaagtcgcgcacTATTTTagcctcgcgctcgagcgcgacgaggacgatgcgccgcttcccaGCGACCAAatcttgcgcatcgcctcCCATGTCCCTTCGCTGCTCACCAGCGTCGTGCCCCAGCTCGAGGCacagctcggcgcgccacaCACAGACACGCGCATCTGCGCAACCGACATGCTGGGCGCCTTGTTTGCCATGCCGGGCGACTTTGCCGCTCTCTACCCCAGCAcatggcgtgcttggctcgcgcgcacacgcgacacgcaagcggcggtgcgtgtgcagtgGATcaagagcgcgacgctgctcCTCACACACacactgcgcgacgctgtcgccgcgccatttgccgagcgcgtcgctgaTCTTGACGAAAAggtgcgcctcgccgcggcacacgcgctaggcgcgctcgacctcgacacgctcgcGCAGGTGCCGCGCACCGTCCTCAcggagctcgcgcgccgcggcaaggaccggcgcagcgccgtgcgcgacgctgcatttgCCGCCATCGGCCGTGCCTACCGCCTCGCCTATCCCCAcctcgcgcaagacgcgatgcgcgcacagTTTGCGTGGATCCCAAACGCGGTGCTGCAGTGCAGCCTCGCGGGTGTGCCGTCGATCGTGGCCAGCGTCCGCAccacgctcgagcacgcaCTGCTTCCGTTTCTCGATACACCtgcgtttgccgcgcaactcgtgtgcgtcgcggatgcgctcgacgacgacggCTTTGCCGGGCTTTTGTACTATACGAACctgcactttgcgcgcccCAGTGCCGTGGATGCGTTCCTCGATGCTTGCAGCCAAGACGATGTCCAGCCAACCGCGGCAatccgcgcgtgctgtgcggcgctgcgcgacgaacgcgccgaggcgcacctcgccgagtttgccgcatggcgcgacgcgcgtgtgctgcgAGCAATGCGTCTGTGCTTCGATCCCGCCACCCCGCTCGACGCGAGCAAcgacgcacgccgcgacgcgctcgacaccGTGAAAGCGGCAAGGCCCGCGCTCGTAGATACCATTGCGTCGGTGCTCTGGCTGGGATCCTACCCCATCCTCAACCAGTCATGCATGCCTATCCTGCTGGAcaaaggcgcggcgcgcttgtgccggTACGTTGCagagcacgcgccgcagctccttgtccagcatgcagacctgctcgcgcagcgcgcgctgaatGGCcccgacgcgctcgcgctcgagtgCCTCGCGAGCGTGGCCGTTGCTTTTCCCGCGCATGTCAATGTGCGCgaaaatgcagcgctctTCGGCGACGCGgtgtgcggcacagacGCACGGTGCGCGCAGTATGCCGCGACCGtactcgccgcgctctccgcccccgccgcgcacacggcgctggaagaaTGCGTTCCCATCCTGCATACccacgccgagctcggcgcggagtccgagcgcgtcgcggccttagccgcgctcgcgcccaTTTTCCGGCACGATTTTGCCGCGGTGGAAAGCCGCGCGGacgcgcttgtcgagcacATCGTCCAGCAGATTCTCCTCGCGCCGTggcacggcgcactggcgctggcggcgcgcgtcgcctcgctcgagctcctcaCAAGCTTTTGTCTTGGGCAGGCCAGTGTCGTGCGCGTTGCGCCTCTCTTGAAGCTTTTTTGGGTGCTTGtacgcagcggcgaggcgcgcgccgatctGGGCACGCCGCCGGACGACGCGGCATGCATacggcgctgtgcggcgctctcggtgctgcagctcgccgaggcGCCCGCGTATGCCGCCGTGATTATTCCACGCATGGGGCGCCTTGCgtatgcgctgcaggacgaGAGTTTTgaggtgcgcagcgcgcttctGCAAAATCTCCTCTTGCGTCTCTCGCAGCACACCATCTCGCCGAGTTTTCACGCGCTCTTGTCGATCCTTGCCTTTGATCCAGAAGAGgagttgcgcgcgcgcgttgtTTCGTaccaccgccgcgccgccgccgccatgctcgaaggagcgcgtgcggagGCGTTTGACGCTGCGTTTTTGCGCTTCCTCTACATTCTTGCACACCATCCTGACTTTGCGCCTGGCTCGGACGAGGTGGTGCACATTGCGCAGTATATCGAATTTTTCCTTGGGAATGTGGGCACGCCGCAGAATATGGGCGCGCTGATGGCTTATGCGCGAGCGCTGAAACGTGCCGTggatgctgctgcgccgccgcatcATGTCGAGGCGCAGTACCTGTATATAATTtccgagcttgcgcagctggtcgTGCAGAGgtttgccgaggagcaTGGGTGGACTATGGAGACGCATCAAGATGTGGCGCTTCCCGCGGATATTCTCGGTGCGCTTCCGCCGGCGGAGATGGCCCAGGTGCAGGAAACGCGGTATTTGGACGACCggcttgtcgagcaggttcaagcgcgcaagaagaagCGTGCACAGCATACCAAAGAGTCGGCGTcgaagcgcgtgcggagTGCACAGCGGCATAGCGCAAGTGACGATGCTAGCTAG